A DNA window from Carassius gibelio isolate Cgi1373 ecotype wild population from Czech Republic chromosome A6, carGib1.2-hapl.c, whole genome shotgun sequence contains the following coding sequences:
- the LOC128015731 gene encoding beta-1,4 N-acetylgalactosaminyltransferase 1-like — MRSLRKTLLLALVASVVLVLAVLHSWPTRVYSTVDVRYRPGPGAERMLEERLPELDPSTSTIPYRVRESVARLLARNGCVCEGDSRGVNLPFAQLLFPRVSAHPLHTAFQASQLHEMKKRRAKEYQSFQMRSQTPSDLLIVAEANNPLQYPTQGVEVRPLKTILIPGLALKELPQDEYTLNFSASLGTFNVAAEVEGVKVKGDGEMHMTLSSSLLSSLNRQLQFITYTNTLFHPSTADTVQLDTEGHQALFTIKIRHGVTPKLYNTGSDGDQEYNISALVTIATKTFLRYDKLQDLIDSIRQYYPTVTIVIADDSEHPKTVSGPYIEHYIMPFGKGWFAGRNLAVSQVTTKYVLWVDDDFIFTTNTKLEKLVDVLEKTTLDLVGGAVREATGYTATYRQTISIEAGEEDGDCLHMRRGFHHIIQGFPHCVVTDGVINFFLARTDKVQQVGFDPRLARVAHLEFFIDGLGSLHVGSCDDVIVNHATKIKLPWGQSESDKTYAKFRYPPASSDATHTKNGLLYFKNRFQCLTHN; from the exons ATGCGTTCCCTACGTAAGACTTTGCTGTTAGCTCTGGTAGCATCAGTGGTGCTGGTTTTGGCAGTGCTACATTCTTGGCCCACTCGGGTCTACAGCACTGTGGATGTCCGGTACAGACCAGGTCCTGGAGCTGAGCGGATGCTGGAGGAGAGACTTCCCGAACTAGATCCCAGCACTAGCACCATCCCTTACCGAGTGAGGGAGAGTGTGGCCAG GCTTTTGGCTCGCAATGGCTGTGTTTGTGAAGGAGACAGCAGAGGGGTCAACCTGCCATTTGCTCAGCTCTTGTTCCCCAGAGTGTCTGCCCATCCGCTGCACACTGCCTTCCAGGCCTCCCAGCTCCATGAGATGAAGAAACGGCGTGCCAAAGAGTATCAGAGCTTTCAGATGAG GTCACAGACCCCTTCTGATCTGCTGATTGTAGCTGAAGCTAACAATCCTCTGCAGTATCCAACCCAGGGTGTGGAGGTTCGGCCACTTAAAACTATCCTTATACCAG GTTTGGCCTTAAAAGAGCTGCCCCAAGATGAATATACT CTGAACTTTTCAGCATCTCTTGGTACATTTAATGTGGCAGCAGAGGTGGAGGGGGTAAAGGTCAAGGGTGATGGCGAGATGCACATGACCCTGAGCAGCAGCCTTTTGTCCAGTCTGAATCGACAGCTCCAGTTTATCACATATACTAACACTTTGTTCCACCCCAGCACAGCTGACACAG TGCAGTTAGATACAGAAGGACATCAAGCTCTGTTTACCATCAAGATCCGTCATGGAGTTACACCCAAACTCTACAACACAGGCTCTGATGGAGATCAAG AGTATAACATCAGTGCTCTTGTGACCATAGCAACTAAAACCTTCCTGCGCTATGACAAGCTCCAAGATTTAATTGACAGCATACGCCAGTACTATCCAACAGTTACAATAGTGATAGCAGATGACAGTGAGCACCCGAAAACAGTATCAGGCCCATATATTGAACATTACATCATGCCCTTCGGAAAG GGCTGGTTTGCTGGTCGTAATCTGGCCGTGTCACAGGTCACCACCAAATATGTGCTATGGGTGGATGATGACTTTATTTTTACTACCAACACAAAGCTGGAGAAGCTGGTGGATGTGCTGGAGAAAACCACACTTGACCTG gttggAGGAGCAGTGCGTGAAGCTACAGGTTACACTGCCACCTACAGGCAGACTATCTCAATTGAAGCTGGAGAGGAAGATGGGGACTGTCTGCACATGCGGAGAGGCTTCCATCACATCATCCAAGGCTTTCCTCACTGTGTTGTCACTGATGGAGTCATCAATTTCTTTCTTGCCAGGACAGATAAAGTGCAGCAGGTGGGCTTTGACCCCCGGCTAGCCCGTGTTGCGCATTTGG AGTTTTTTATAGATGGACTCGGCTCCCTGCATGTTGGGTCATGTGATGATGTCATTGTGAACCATGCCACAAAAATCAAGCTGCCATGGGGACAGTCGGAAAGCGACAAAACTTACGCAAAGTTCCGCTACCCTCCTGCTTCATCTGATGCGACACACACCAAAAATGGCCTCCTGTACTTCAAAAACCGCTTCCAGTGTCTAACACACAACTGA